The window GTCCCGGCCGGTACTGCCCCCGCCAACCGCTCCGCGAACGTGCTCGTGAACATCGCGAGCGTCGCTCTGGCGGGGACGAGTGGGCGCACGTTCGTGGTCGCAGACAAGGCAGCGGGTGGGACGCCATCGACGGCGTTTGTGTTGAGCGACCAATAGCGCGCAGAAAGGGCAAGAGGGCGAGCCGAAAAGGGTTCGCCCTTTTTTTCGGCCCCTCTCATACCCTAGTTGACATAGGGTTCGCCCGGTCATATACCTATGTCACCAAGGCCTGGAGCCCGGAATGGCAGGCTCGAATCTTTACACGGGGACGCTCGACCTCCTGATCCTGAAAGCCGTCAGCTGGGGCCCCAGCCACGGCTATGCGATCGGCCGCTGGATTCGCGAGACGACCGACGACGTTCTCGTCGTTCAGGAAGGCGTCCTCTATCCCGCGCTCCATCGCCTCGAACGCCGCGGCCTCCTCAAGGAAGAATGGCGCCGCAGCGAGACCGGGCGCGACGCCAAGTACTACTCGCTCACCACCGCCGGCCGGCGTGGGCTGCGCGACGAAACCGCGCGCTGGCTCGAGCACACGCGCGCTGTCAACCGTGCCCTCGCCGTCTCGACGTAGGAGGCCACTCGTTATGCCGCGATCCTTCCGCCTCACCAACAGCAAGCGCGACGTCGCCGAAGAGATTGGCTTTCATCTCGAAATGCGGACACGCGAGTTCATCGAGCGCGGGATGTCGCCCGAGGAGGCCAGACGCGCCGCCGCCGCGTGGTTCGGCGACGTCGCCGCGATCGAAGCCGCGTGCCGCGACGAGCGCGACCACCGCGCCCGCGAGCACGCTCGCCGCGATTGGCTCCAGGGCGTCGGACTCGATCTCAAAGTCGCGCTGCGCTCGCTCTGGCGGCGGCCGGCCTTCACCGCCGCGGCCACGCTGACCCTCGCGTTAGGCATCGGGGCCGCGGCTGCGGTCTTCGCGATCGTGTCCGGCGTGCTCCTGCGCCCGCTTCCCTATCGCGATCCGGCCCGCCTCGTCATGCTCTGGTTCGTCGGACCCGACGTTCGCGGTACGCCGAGTCAAATGCCGCTCTCGGCGCCGACGTATCTCGACATCGTTGAGAGCGTTCCGTCGCTTGGGCCGAGTGCCGCGTTCCGGTCCTGGCCCCTCACCTTGAGCGAGGGAGCGGAGCCGGAGCAAGTCGCCGGAGTGAGAACGACGCCCGGACTCTTCGCGACACTCGGCATACGACCCGCGATCGGTCGTGACTTCACCGTAGGCGACGCCCAGCCCGGCGCGCCGCGCGTCGCCATCATCAGCGATGGTCTCTGGCGCCGTCGGTGGGCGGGCGACCCGTCGATCCTTGGCAAATCGGTCACGCTCAGCGGCGAGCGATGCACCATCATCGGAATCGCTCCGCGTGGCCTCAGCTTCCCGCGTGGTGCCGAGCTTCCCAGTGGTCTTCAATTTCCGACGCGCACGGAGGTATGGACCCCACTCACGTTCACCGACAGCGATCTCAAAAACCGCTGGACACTGAATCTGGCCGTCGTCGCTCGGCGGCGAGATGCTGGCTCGACGGCCACGACCGACGCGCAGCTCGCTGCTCTCAGCAAGCGGCTCGACGCGCAGTTCGCGGGCGGCACCGGACGCGTCCAGCTGTACGCGCCGTCGCTGGCCGAGCAAGCCGCCGCGCCGGTGCAGCGCACGCTCCTGGTTCTACTCGGCGCCGTCGCGCTCGTGCTCGTCATTGCCTGCGTCAATGTTACTAGTCTCCTCATCGCGCGGACGAGCGCGCGAGGGCGCGAGCTGGCCGTTCGCACTGCACTGGGTGCCGGTGCGACGCGGCTTGGGCGGCAGCTGGTAATCGAGAATGTGCTGCTCGCTCTTCTCGGTGCAGCCGCAGGTGTCGTTCTGGCGGCGTTCGCCACGCGTGTCATGCTCGCGCTCGTGCCAGGTCAGCTCCCACGTGCAGATGACGTCTCCCTGGATTGGCGCGTCCTCGTTGCCGCGGCCGTCTGCGCCCTGGCTGCCGGAACGATCTTCGGAATTGCCGCCGCGATCCATGCGCGTGGATCGCCGCTCGCGCCGGCGCTCACTGGCGGCAGTGCGCGAGCGACCGGGAGCGCGGCACGCACGACGGGCCGCCGAATCCTCGTGGGCGCGCAGATCGCGCTGTCGCTCGTGCTGCTCGTCGCCGCTGGATTGCTCGGCGCGAGCTTCGTCAGGCTGCAGCACGTCGATCCGGGTTTCCACGCGGAAGGGGCGGTCAGTGCGAACGTCGCGCTGCCGATTGCGGGCTCGTTCAATCCGCAACGGGACGGTCCCGGCTGGTCGGCTTTCTTCACGACGCTCACCGACCGCGCCGCGGCGCTGCCTAACGTCGTCGCCGCCGGCGCAGTCAGTGTGTTGCCACTCACCGCTGATCCGGAATCGGCAGGCTTTACGATCGAGGGTCGGCCTGCACCCGCCCCGGGACAGGCGCCCGAGACGCAATACTTCGTGACGGCGGGCGATTACTTCCGCGCGATGGGAATACGGCTCCAATCGGGCCGCACGTTCAACGCCAGCGACCGCGCCGAGACGCCGCGCGTGATCGTCGTGAGTCGCGAGCTCGAGCGCCGCCTCTTTCCTGGCGATCGCGCTATCGGTCACCGGATTCATTGCGGATGCGACTTCACGCCGGGGGCGCGAGAGATCATCGGCGTGGTCGACGATGTCCGCGCGTCTTCACTCGACGAGGCGCCGACGCCTGCGGTGTATCTCCCGGAAGCGCAGATGACGTATCCGCAGCTCGTACTCGTTATGCGAACGAAGGGAGATCCCATCGCTGTGCTTCCGTCGCTGCGTCGCGAGCTCCGCGCGCTCCGACCGGACGTCGCGCTCGAGCTGGTGCGTACCCTCCGCGACGTCTTCAGCGCCTCGCTCGCGAGGCAGCGCTTCAGCCTCGTCCTGATTGGCGCGTTCGCGCTCGCAGCGCTCGCGCTTGCGGTCGTCGGTCTCTATGGCGTGATCGCGCTCAGCGTTGGCGAGCGTCGGCGCGAGATTGGCGTTCGCCTTGCCCTGGGCGCTCGTCCGGCGACGGTGCTTGCGCTCGTGCTTGGCGAAGGCGCGCGCATCGCCGTCGTGGGAATCGTCGCGGGCCTGCTCGTCTCATCCCTCGCGACGCGGCTACTGCGAGGAATGTTGTACGACGTCACGGCCTCTGACGTCACGATCTACGCTGCCGCGGCGGTGCTGGTCGCAGTGATTGCGCTCGTGTCGACGTGGGCGCCCGCGCGCGCGGCAACCAAAGTGGATCCGGTGGTAGCGTTGAGATCGGAGTGAAGAGAGCTCGAAGGGCGCTTTTCCAGTGCTCATTCGAGAAGGCTCCGCACAACTTGCAGCAGGACCTTCGGCAAATGATCAGGGCGAGGCAGGATCTCGTATCCCGCCGGCCCAAAGATCCTTTTCAGATAGGCCGAGTCCTCGTGATCAACCGTTAGGCAAAACGGAAACACGTCGCGCGCGCGCGCCTCGTTGATCGCCTGGCGCGAGTCCTCGATTCCGTACTGGCCCTGATACGTGTCGACGTCGTTCGGTTTGCCGTCGGAGAGGATCAGGAGCAGCCGATGCCCGGCGCTCTGGGCGTCGAGGAGCGCCGTTGCATGACGGATGGCGGCGCCGAGGCGGGTATTCGCGTCGGGCGCGAGCGCGGCGATTCGGCTGCGCACTGTCGGCCCGTTACGCTCCGCGAACCCCTTGATCGTGCGTAACTGCACGCTCCGCGCACCTTTTCCGGAGAACGCGAGCATCGCATAACGATCGCCCAGCGCGTCGAGCGCCTCGGCCGCGATGAGGAGCGCTATTTTTTCGACGTCGATGACCTGCAGCGTCTTCGTCACCAGCGTATCGGTCGATCCACTGACATCGACGAGGAGCATGATCGCGAGCTCGCGGCGCGCCGGACGAACAGCGACGTACAGCCGATCGTCGATGGTATGGCCGGTGCGAGCGTCGACGAGCGCCCGGACGCACGCAGCGAGGTCGAGCTCATCGCCTTCGCGCTGACGCGGCACGCGAGTTCGCCGGGCACGGAGCCGCTCGAAGCGCTCGCGCACGTGCCTAACGAGCGCGGCGTGCTCCTTGAGCGTGGCCGTCGCCCAATCCGGAGACGCCTCGCGCGCCGGACGCGCGCGAACGATCACGCTGTCCCGCCGGTATTGGTGGCTCGCCGCGTCCCACTCCGGATACACGACGTCGTCGCGCGTGAGCGGCTCGATCGCGTCAGGGCCAGCGGCGGACGCGCCTGTTCCAGAGAGCGCTTCGTCGTCCGGCTGCGGCGAGCTGCCGATGTCGTCGTCCTCGGCGATTCCCCGCTGCTGCTCGACCACTCCCGCTTGCGGCGCGGGCTGCTCGGGCTCGACCCCACTCTCGGCGGGGACCGGCCTCGGTCGCCCCAGCTGCTCTGCCCCTGCAAGCTCGACGAGATTGAGCAGCCGGTTGTTCATGAGTGAGCTCTCACTCGATCCTCCGGGCGCCAACACTCCGGGACCCGGTGGCAGGACGCGTCCCCAGATGCCCACGGGCGGCACGCCACGATAGCGCTCGTTGACGATTCGCAATCGCGCCGCGGTCTCACGAGCCCAGGCGGCAGATTCCTCCGGCGAGGCGGAGCTCAACGCTGGCGGTGGCGCCGTCGGGTCGGCAGCGAGCAGTTGCCTAACGAAATGCTCCACGTCGCGCTCGGCTCCGGCCAGTGCCTCGAGCACTGGCCGTCGCGCGAGGGCGTCGGCGCGCGCCGCGACCAGGGCCGGAACCAGGTTGCGTACATCGTGCGCGATCGCCGCGTCGATCGTCGCGCTCTCGCGGAGCAGGAACAGGTCGCGTTCGAGTGAGTCGTTCAACCGCGCCGCGGCGGTCGCGGTGCCCCGTACGACACGCTCGGCTTGCTCGATGGCGATCAACCGATAGCGCGCGATCGCGACGTCGCGTCCAGACGCTGCGTCCATCGCCGACGGCAAGCGTAGCGACTCGCCGTCGCTGGCGGGCACACTCTCCGGCTCTTTGAATGGGCTCACCGAGCGCCACGCTCGCGTCAGCCAACCGACGCGTCGGCGCTCGGGAACGGCGATCGGTATGTGCTTGCCGTACATCGCGGCAAGGAGTAACTCGAGTCGCCGGCGAACGGTGTCCAGCTCGACGATCGGTCGCGCGCGGCGCCACGGCAGTGTCGGCAGGGGGATGGGCAATCGCGCAGCAAGCCTTGCCGCCGCGCGTCGCGCGCGAATCAGCCGGCGCCGTGATCGCATAACGACGGAGACCGGAAGAGGAGTGCGCGCGTCGCGCGCGCGAGGATCATATCGTCGCCGCTACCAGGTCATCTATTGCGGCGAGCAAGTCAGGATCGTCTGTGAGCGGCGCGACGAGTGCCGAGCGACACGCCTGCGCCGCTGGAATTCCGCCGGCGATGAGACGCGCCGTCGCGACGAGAGGCCGCGTCCCCGGGCCTTCGGTGAGACCTTGATCGCGCAGACGGCGCACCTTCCGCGCGAGGTCCACGAGAGCGGTCGCCGTTGCCCGCTTCACGCCGCTCTCATGCGCCACGATCTCACTCTCGGTCGCCGGTGGCGGAAAGTCGAACTCCAACGCGACGAAGCGCTGCCGTGTGCTCGGCTTGAGATCTTTCACGGCGTGCTGATATCCGGGATTGTACGAGATCACGAGCTGGAATCCCGGCGCGGCTTCCAGCAACTCTCCGGTCTTCTCGATCGGCAAGATGCGCCGGTCGTCAGCGAGTGGGTGCATGACGACGACCGTGTCCTGACGCGCTTCGACGACCTCGTCGAGATAGCAGATCGCGCCGAGCCTAACGGCCGTCGTGAGCGGTCCGTCGATCCAGATTGTCTCGCCGCCTCGGATGAGGTAGCGTCCGGTGAGATCGGCGGCGGAGAGGTCGTCGTGGCAGGCGATCGTGACGAGCGGTCGTCCGAGCACGTGCGCCATGTGCTCGATGAATCGCGTTTTGCCGCATCCCGTCGGCCCCTTGAGCATCACCGGCAGGCCGCGCTTATGGCAGGCGGTGAAGGTCGGGATCTCGTCGTGAATCGGGACGTAGTACGGCACCTCCGCACCCGGCCAGCGCACGCCGTTTTCCAGGGAGTCGGAGTGAGAGATTGAACGGGTCAGGGTCATTTGTATACAACTTAATGGCGCGATGAAAACCGGAACCCCCGCCGTTCACGCGGTTCCCGCCTCAGGGAATGGCAATGGGTAGACGCCTAACGCGTTTGCCTGTCGCCGCGAAGATCGCGTTCGTCACCGCCGGAGCGATGCTCGGCAGCGTGCCCTCGCCCATCCCGTGCGGCGACTCTTCGCCGCTGTCCACGAAGTGCACCTCGATGCGCGGAACATCGCGCATCCGCAGTACTGGGTAATCGTGAAAGTTCGATTGCACGACGCGGCCGGCCTCGACTGTGATTTGCTGATACAGGGCCGCCGAGAGACCGAAGATCACGGCGCCCTCCACCTGGGCGCGCGCTCCGCTTGGGTTCACGACGAGTCCCGGATCTGCGGCCGTGACGACGCGGTGCACCCGGACATCGCCGTTCGGCGCGACCTCCACCTCGGCGACGTGCGCAACGTACGCACCGTTCGAGTAGGAGCCCGCGATGCCACGGCCGCGCCCAGCGGGCAGCGGCTTTCCCCAATCACTCTGCTTGGCGGCGACGCGGAACACTACGGCGAGCCGGCCAGTGTCATAGCGCGAATCGTAGAAGGGCAGCTGTCGCGCGGGCTCGAGCATCGAGAGCTGGAACTCGAGCGGATCGCGCTTGGCGGCATGCGCCAGCTCGTCAATCATGCTCTGCGTCACGAACACGGTCGCCGACGGCTCGACGGCGCGCCACTGGCCACGCGGAATCTTCGACTGCAGCGCGGTGTAGCCGATGCGCATATTCGGCGCAACGCTCGCCGGCAGATCGTACGGCTCGAGCTCTCCAGGATCGAGAAGCGCGGTCTGATTCGGTCCGGAGCTCCAGCGCAGGTAGTGCCCGCGCGACGCATTCACGAGATGCTGCGACCAGGCGACGATGAGCCCATCCCTGTCGAGACCAGCACGCATCAGGTGATAACCGGCTGGCCGATAGTATCCGTGGCGCATGTCGTCTTCGCGCGTGAACAGTACCTGAACCGGCCTCCGGCTCGCCTTCGCCAGATATGCCGCCTCGGCGACGAAATCGGCGTAGAAGCGCCGGCCGAACCCGCCGCCCATGCGGAGGACGTGGACCGCTACGTCGTTAGGCGACAGTCCGGTCGCATCCGCGGCGGCGCGCCGAGCGCCTTGCGGGTTTTGCGTCGGCGCCCAGACTTCGACGTGTTTGCCGTCGACGCGTGCCGTGCAATTCATCGGCTCCATCGTGGCGTGCGCGAGGAGCGGCAGTTCATACACGGCCTCGAGCTTCATTGCCGCGGCCGCGAACGCATCGTCGAAATGACCGTCGTCCCGCCTGACGAGTTTCGGCGCGCCGGCCGCGATCTGCACCGCCCGCTCGCGCATTGCGGCCGTGCTCTCGGTCTCACCACCGCGCGTATCCCACTCGACCGACAACGCTCGCCGCCCCTGCATCGCCGCCCACGTCGAATCGGCGAGGACCGCGACGCCGTTAGGCATCTTCGGGCTGTTCTCCTCGAACTCGGGCAGCGCATCCGCGTCGATGGGGATTACCGCGCGGACGCCGGGCACCTTGCGCGCCGCGGCGTCGTCGACGCGAACCACGCGTCCGCCGAACACCGGGCTGCGTTCGATCGACGCGAAGAGCATTCCCGGCAGCCGGACGTCGATGCCGAAGGTCGTTCGTCCGGTCACGATCGCCGGTGTATCGACACCAGCACGCGGAGTTCCAATAATGCGAAACTCATGGCGAGACTTGAGCGGCACATCGGGCGGCGCCTGCTGCGCGCTGGCGTCAGCGGCCAACGCACCGTAGGTTGCCATGCGCCGTGTGGCAGCGTGCCGGACAACGCCATCGCGGGTGACGCACTGCTCGACCGGCACATGCCAGCGATTGGCTGCGGCCCTAACGAGCATCAGACGCGCGGCGGCACCGGCGCGCCGGAGCGGCAGCCACGATGTGCGCACGACCGCGCTGCCACCCGCGTATTGGGGACCGTAGCGCGACTCGTCGAGATCCGCCTGCTCGACGCGGATCTCGTTCCAGTCCGCATCGAGCTCCTCGGCAACGAGCATCGCGATCGCCGTCCGCGATCCCTGTCCCATTTCGGGCCGCGGTACGACGACGACTACCGTCGAGTCGGGCTCGATGCGAAGGAAAGCGTTAGGCGACCACGACCCGCTCTCGTTGTCCTGAGCGCTCGAAGACTCGAAGCGAAAGCCTACGGCCAACCCACCGAGCGCGGTGAGCCCGACCGACAGAAAGTCACGACGGTTGAACGCATTCGACACGTACTCATACTACGCCTCGTGGCGCGACACGCGTGTTCGAATCGCGTAAGCTTTGTGCCCGCCTCCCACGCAGATAATCCACGAGGCCGCCCGCGTTCAGAATGTCGTGCAAAAAGGGCGGCATCGGCCGAGCAACCATGACGGCGCCGCTGCGTGCGTTCTCGACTTCGCCGCGATCGTCGCCGAATCGAAGTGTGATCGTGTCACCCTCGGCGATGCTGGCTGTGTCACACTCCGCCGGGATGAGGCCGTTGTTGATCGCGTTGCGATAGAATGTCCTCGCGAAGCTCTGCGCGACGACGGCGCGGATTCCCGCCGCCAGGATGACGGTCACCGCAATCTCCATCGCCGAGCCGCAGCCGAAGTTCCGGCCCGCGACGAGAATATCCCCCGGGCGCACACTGTCGGCGAACCGCGGATCGAGCGTCTCCAGCAGATAGCGAGCGAGCAACTTCTCGTCGAGCGTATCGCGCTTTCGGGTGGACGCGATGATGTAATCGGTGTTGACGTCGTCGCCAAGGCGCCGTGCGCGGCCAGTCAACTCGCGTGTCGAGAGCATATGCTAACCAATCGATGCCGGGTCCGTGATCCGTCCAGTGACTGCCGCGGCGGCGCATGCTTCCGGCGACGCGAGATAGATCGACGCCGTCGCGTTTCCCATGCGTGCCTTGAAGTTGCGATTCGCGGTCGAGAGCACGTTGACGCCATCGCCGGGGATTGCGCCGCTCGTGCCGCAACACGCGCCACAGCCAGGCGTCGTGATCACCGCGCCCATGGCGGCGAGCTTCGCGAGTGTTCCATCCTCCAGAAGACGCGAATACACCTCGCGAGACGCCGGCGTGACGACGAGCTGAACGCCCGGCGCGACACGGCTGCCACCACGCTCGAGGACCGCCAGCGCGGCGTGGAAATCGGAGACACGTCCGCCAGTGCACGTGCCGAGAAACACCATGTGGATCGGCGTACCAATAGCTTCCTCGAGCGCCACGACGTTCTCGGGTGCGTGAGGGAGCGCAACCACCCGTTTCGCCCGCGATAAATCGACGACCAGTGTGCGTGCATAACGAGCACCCGGATCGGACTCGACTGCCCCCGGCTGCCGATCCGTTCGGCCGGCAAGGTACGCAGCGGTCGCGTCGTCGTGTGGGAAGATCGCCGCTTTGGCGCCTGCTTCCACCGCGAGGTTGGAGACGACCAGACGCTCCTCGAGGCTGAGCGCGCCTAACGCATCGCCGTGGAGCTCCAACGTCTGGTAGTTCGCGCCCTCCGCTCCCAGCTCGGCGACGAGCGCGAGCGCGATGTCCTTCGCGGTCAGTCCCTTCGGCCGTTCGCCCGTGATGTCGATTCTGATCGTATCGGGGACACGCAGCCAGATCTCGCCCATAATCATCGCCGCGGCGATGTCCGACGAGCCGACGCCCGTAGCGAATGCACCCAGTGCACCCGCGGTCACCGTGTGGCTATCCGCACCGATCACGAGATCGCCCGCGACGACTCGGCCTTGCTCGACCGCGATCTGATGACTGATGCCTGCGCCGACGTCGTGCACTTCGATGCCATGCTGCCGTGCGAACGCGCGAACGCGATCGTGAAAGCCAGCAGTCTTTGCCGTCGAGGGCGGCGCGTAGTGGTCGAGCGCGAACATCACCCGCGCCGGATCGAAGACTCGCTTGCCGTTCATGCGCTCGAAATAATCGATCGCCATTGGCGCCGACGCATCGGTACCGAGCACCAAATCGACGTTGCAGACCACCACGTCTCCAGCGTGCGAGTCTCGACTCGCGTGCTCCGAGAGAATCTTCTCACTGACGGTCTTCGCGCTCGACATCGGGACGCTCACCGCTGATCGCTCGTCGCTGAACGCTCGCCGCTCGACTCACCGTCGACGTCGAGACGCGGCAGCTGCCACACCGAGAAATCAGCGGGCGGCGTTGTCGGCGTCGCCGCTGGAGTCTCAGTTCGAGCAATCCACGTTGCGCCCACGAGATTGCTCATCGTGTTGACGAGCGAGCGACACATGTCGAGCGGACGATCGATGGCTGCCACGAGCGCGATCCCTGCCGCCGCATGCGAGCCGAGTCCGATCGCGTCGAGGACGATGAGCGTCGTCACGAGCGAGCTACCCGGGACGCCCGCCCCTGCGAACGCAGCCGCCGTCGACGCCAGAACGATCGCCAGCATCGCTCCCGCACCGAGTTCCATTCCGTAGAGTCGCGCCAGAAAAATTGCCGTCACCGCTTTGTAAACCGCCGACCCGTTCTTGTTGAGCGTCGCGCCAGCGGGGAGCAGGAAGCTCGCGACCTCGTTCGAGACACCGAGCCGTGTCGTGGCCGCCTCCATACTCACCGGCAGCGTTGCGCTCGACGACGCCGTCGAGAAGGCGAGGAGGAGCGGCTCCGATGCACCGCGAAAAAAGCTCGTCAGGCTCTCGCGTGCGCCGAAGCGCAGGGCGGGAAGAAGGGTCACGGCGACGTGAATCGCCATCGCGATCACGGCCACGAGCGCGAACCCGACGAGTCCGAGCAACAATCCGGCTCCGGTGCGCGCGATTGCACCGGCTACAAGCAGAAACACGGCGGGCGGCGCAAGCCACATGAGCCAGCGTACGACGACCATGGAGACGTCGTTCACCGCCGTGAAAAATGC of the Gemmatimonadaceae bacterium genome contains:
- a CDS encoding PadR family transcriptional regulator, translated to MAGSNLYTGTLDLLILKAVSWGPSHGYAIGRWIRETTDDVLVVQEGVLYPALHRLERRGLLKEEWRRSETGRDAKYYSLTTAGRRGLRDETARWLEHTRAVNRALAVST
- a CDS encoding ABC transporter permease, with the protein product MPRSFRLTNSKRDVAEEIGFHLEMRTREFIERGMSPEEARRAAAAWFGDVAAIEAACRDERDHRAREHARRDWLQGVGLDLKVALRSLWRRPAFTAAATLTLALGIGAAAAVFAIVSGVLLRPLPYRDPARLVMLWFVGPDVRGTPSQMPLSAPTYLDIVESVPSLGPSAAFRSWPLTLSEGAEPEQVAGVRTTPGLFATLGIRPAIGRDFTVGDAQPGAPRVAIISDGLWRRRWAGDPSILGKSVTLSGERCTIIGIAPRGLSFPRGAELPSGLQFPTRTEVWTPLTFTDSDLKNRWTLNLAVVARRRDAGSTATTDAQLAALSKRLDAQFAGGTGRVQLYAPSLAEQAAAPVQRTLLVLLGAVALVLVIACVNVTSLLIARTSARGRELAVRTALGAGATRLGRQLVIENVLLALLGAAAGVVLAAFATRVMLALVPGQLPRADDVSLDWRVLVAAAVCALAAGTIFGIAAAIHARGSPLAPALTGGSARATGSAARTTGRRILVGAQIALSLVLLVAAGLLGASFVRLQHVDPGFHAEGAVSANVALPIAGSFNPQRDGPGWSAFFTTLTDRAAALPNVVAAGAVSVLPLTADPESAGFTIEGRPAPAPGQAPETQYFVTAGDYFRAMGIRLQSGRTFNASDRAETPRVIVVSRELERRLFPGDRAIGHRIHCGCDFTPGAREIIGVVDDVRASSLDEAPTPAVYLPEAQMTYPQLVLVMRTKGDPIAVLPSLRRELRALRPDVALELVRTLRDVFSASLARQRFSLVLIGAFALAALALAVVGLYGVIALSVGERRREIGVRLALGARPATVLALVLGEGARIAVVGIVAGLLVSSLATRLLRGMLYDVTASDVTIYAAAAVLVAVIALVSTWAPARAATKVDPVVALRSE
- a CDS encoding VWA domain-containing protein — translated: MRSRRRLIRARRAAARLAARLPIPLPTLPWRRARPIVELDTVRRRLELLLAAMYGKHIPIAVPERRRVGWLTRAWRSVSPFKEPESVPASDGESLRLPSAMDAASGRDVAIARYRLIAIEQAERVVRGTATAAARLNDSLERDLFLLRESATIDAAIAHDVRNLVPALVAARADALARRPVLEALAGAERDVEHFVRQLLAADPTAPPPALSSASPEESAAWARETAARLRIVNERYRGVPPVGIWGRVLPPGPGVLAPGGSSESSLMNNRLLNLVELAGAEQLGRPRPVPAESGVEPEQPAPQAGVVEQQRGIAEDDDIGSSPQPDDEALSGTGASAAGPDAIEPLTRDDVVYPEWDAASHQYRRDSVIVRARPAREASPDWATATLKEHAALVRHVRERFERLRARRTRVPRQREGDELDLAACVRALVDARTGHTIDDRLYVAVRPARRELAIMLLVDVSGSTDTLVTKTLQVIDVEKIALLIAAEALDALGDRYAMLAFSGKGARSVQLRTIKGFAERNGPTVRSRIAALAPDANTRLGAAIRHATALLDAQSAGHRLLLILSDGKPNDVDTYQGQYGIEDSRQAINEARARDVFPFCLTVDHEDSAYLKRIFGPAGYEILPRPDHLPKVLLQVVRSLLE
- a CDS encoding CbbQ/NirQ/NorQ/GpvN family protein produces the protein MRWPGAEVPYYVPIHDEIPTFTACHKRGLPVMLKGPTGCGKTRFIEHMAHVLGRPLVTIACHDDLSAADLTGRYLIRGGETIWIDGPLTTAVRLGAICYLDEVVEARQDTVVVMHPLADDRRILPIEKTGELLEAAPGFQLVISYNPGYQHAVKDLKPSTRQRFVALEFDFPPPATESEIVAHESGVKRATATALVDLARKVRRLRDQGLTEGPGTRPLVATARLIAGGIPAAQACRSALVAPLTDDPDLLAAIDDLVAATI
- a CDS encoding xanthine dehydrogenase family protein molybdopterin-binding subunit, with the protein product MSNAFNRRDFLSVGLTALGGLAVGFRFESSSAQDNESGSWSPNAFLRIEPDSTVVVVVPRPEMGQGSRTAIAMLVAEELDADWNEIRVEQADLDESRYGPQYAGGSAVVRTSWLPLRRAGAAARLMLVRAAANRWHVPVEQCVTRDGVVRHAATRRMATYGALAADASAQQAPPDVPLKSRHEFRIIGTPRAGVDTPAIVTGRTTFGIDVRLPGMLFASIERSPVFGGRVVRVDDAAARKVPGVRAVIPIDADALPEFEENSPKMPNGVAVLADSTWAAMQGRRALSVEWDTRGGETESTAAMRERAVQIAAGAPKLVRRDDGHFDDAFAAAAMKLEAVYELPLLAHATMEPMNCTARVDGKHVEVWAPTQNPQGARRAAADATGLSPNDVAVHVLRMGGGFGRRFYADFVAEAAYLAKASRRPVQVLFTREDDMRHGYYRPAGYHLMRAGLDRDGLIVAWSQHLVNASRGHYLRWSSGPNQTALLDPGELEPYDLPASVAPNMRIGYTALQSKIPRGQWRAVEPSATVFVTQSMIDELAHAAKRDPLEFQLSMLEPARQLPFYDSRYDTGRLAVVFRVAAKQSDWGKPLPAGRGRGIAGSYSNGAYVAHVAEVEVAPNGDVRVHRVVTAADPGLVVNPSGARAQVEGAVIFGLSAALYQQITVEAGRVVQSNFHDYPVLRMRDVPRIEVHFVDSGEESPHGMGEGTLPSIAPAVTNAIFAATGKRVRRLPIAIP
- a CDS encoding 3-isopropylmalate dehydratase, whose protein sequence is MLSTRELTGRARRLGDDVNTDYIIASTRKRDTLDEKLLARYLLETLDPRFADSVRPGDILVAGRNFGCGSAMEIAVTVILAAGIRAVVAQSFARTFYRNAINNGLIPAECDTASIAEGDTITLRFGDDRGEVENARSGAVMVARPMPPFLHDILNAGGLVDYLRGRRAQSLRDSNTRVAPRGVV
- a CDS encoding aconitase/3-isopropylmalate dehydratase large subunit family protein — its product is MSSAKTVSEKILSEHASRDSHAGDVVVCNVDLVLGTDASAPMAIDYFERMNGKRVFDPARVMFALDHYAPPSTAKTAGFHDRVRAFARQHGIEVHDVGAGISHQIAVEQGRVVAGDLVIGADSHTVTAGALGAFATGVGSSDIAAAMIMGEIWLRVPDTIRIDITGERPKGLTAKDIALALVAELGAEGANYQTLELHGDALGALSLEERLVVSNLAVEAGAKAAIFPHDDATAAYLAGRTDRQPGAVESDPGARYARTLVVDLSRAKRVVALPHAPENVVALEEAIGTPIHMVFLGTCTGGRVSDFHAALAVLERGGSRVAPGVQLVVTPASREVYSRLLEDGTLAKLAAMGAVITTPGCGACCGTSGAIPGDGVNVLSTANRNFKARMGNATASIYLASPEACAAAAVTGRITDPASIG
- a CDS encoding dicarboxylate/amino acid:cation symporter codes for the protein MRLETKIAVGLLGGAIVGAAARAPGPVSAGLSRAVIAAEPLGTIFIRLVTMVVVPLVIASLFVGVASLGDVRRLGAIGGKTLAYFAFTTLIAAAIGLTVAVLSPVGVNVDQATRAALANQPSVPAAATAAPGLVTAVVELVPQNPIAAAAQGDLLPLMIAVCIFGAAATILPLNRREPLVAFFTAVNDVSMVVVRWLMWLAPPAVFLLVAGAIARTGAGLLLGLVGFALVAVIAMAIHVAVTLLPALRFGARESLTSFFRGASEPLLLAFSTASSSATLPVSMEAATTRLGVSNEVASFLLPAGATLNKNGSAVYKAVTAIFLARLYGMELGAGAMLAIVLASTAAAFAGAGVPGSSLVTTLIVLDAIGLGSHAAAGIALVAAIDRPLDMCRSLVNTMSNLVGATWIARTETPAATPTTPPADFSVWQLPRLDVDGESSGERSATSDQR